The Arachis ipaensis cultivar K30076 chromosome B07, Araip1.1, whole genome shotgun sequence genomic interval AATCTAGGGGAGCTAAGTTATTTTTTGGAAATAGAGGTTTAAAAGACTGCTCAAGATCAACTTCATCTATCCCAGACCAAGTTTATAATTCATTTGTTATCTATAATAGGCATGGGGAAGCAAGCCCAATGCCTACACCTATGGTTTCATCCTTATAATTGCTGTCTAGTGGTTCTAAGAAGTTTGATGACGCAAAATTATATAGAAGTGTGGTAGGAACATTGCAATACTTGTGTATCACACGATCAGACATATCTTTTGCAGTAAGTAAGATAAGTCAATTTATGCAATATCCATTGCTTGCTCACTAGAAGATAGTAAAGAGGCTACTAAGATATTTGtaaggcacaaaagagcatgaaATTTTGATCCATTCAAGCACATATTATAGGCTTTATGGGTTTGATGATGCAGATTGAACAGCAGACTTGGAGGATCGAAGGTCTGTAATAGGTTATTGTGTtttcttaggtagcgtttgtttttgaAGACAAGACACAAAGACATAGACATGGGTATAGATGTTCATTATTTGGTTATTAAGACACAAAATTGAGAGACAGTTACACATAAATACCCATAAAATACATGTAATTTGTATCTCTTCAAAAAGGTAAGACACAAATTTTTTACTTAAGACACAaatgaaattatatttttatactattttaccttttcctcattttttttcttttcttctctacgCACTTTCCTTCTCCACGAATAAGggctctcttttctcttcttcaacTTTGTTATTATTCACCTTCATTCCGAGTATATATATTGGCTGAGTACAAGTTACTGAAGTAGAGTACATTCATTTTTacaattcataattttatttttacattCATCTTTGCAATtcataattttatttctcttctttttttctctgCTTTCTTTAATCTTCTTAACACAAACCCTAATAATATATATCTATGTAAAATtttgttttgttatttgaatttgttCTGGATTATGAAAATTGAATTATAAATTAGTTTTGTTGGAAATACGAGTTGATGGAAGAAGATAAAGGGATAGAGATGcagttattgaattttttttaattatcaaggGTAAAATAGACTTTTTAAAATAATGTGTACTCTATCCATTATAATTGCCAAATACAATATTTTTTAACCGTGTCTTTGTACATGTGTTCCTGTCTCAATATTTATGTCTTTGTGTATGTGTCTCAATCTTTGTGAGACATGAACTAAACGGAGCCTTAGGGCCTCATTTGATTACTTGGTGTTGCAGTAAGTAGACGATCAGTAGAAGTTCAACGAACAGTCTCTACTATTTTCTGTGATAACTTTAGCACTGAGTTACTCACAGCAAATCCAGTGCTACATAATAGTACCAAGCATTTTTAACTTGATGTTCAAATTATTCGAGAGAAGCTAAATTTCAAATCTCTCCGTGTGGTTCACATTCTAGGGAATGAACATGTAGCTGATATATTAACAAAGCCCAGTGACTGCTTTTTCGAGGTTGAAGGACAAACTTGAGTGATTCAGAGGCCTCACTCGAGTTTGCGGGGGAGTGTTAAAGGTAGTATTGTAAAACAGGCTCAAGATGAGCTCAAGAAAAGTCAAGAAAGTGTAAACTGTTGCGTTCTGTTCTAATAATCAATTTTACAGATTCACATTTTTTCTTCCTCTGTTTTACTTGCTGAAAAAAGTTTTTTTCATAGAAAACCCTTTATGTCATTGGTCAATAAATTACTGTATATATAAAATAAGATTAGAATCTCTGATATTTATTTAAGTGGACAAGTGAATTAACTACTCAACTAACAAAAATTATCTAATTTGAATAGTTTAATTGgtcttttttacttaaataaaatttaaaatttaaaattttgtattgTGTATATAGTAATTTATtagataataataaattttttaaatagaattttaaCTGCAACGGATTAATTTTTGattgattaaattaaaaaatacaatgaaaaaaagtaatatgatttttttttaaatacgaGCTCTTCTTAAATTTCAAGTATGATAGTACTCTAGTGAATTTTATATGTAAAATATTATCATTTGCTTAAGTATGTTCATTATCGAGATAAATTTGGACAGCTATACATAGTTTTACACTTTAATTAATAATCAAGTCATATGGGCTTAATTTTCAAATCTATTATTTTTTCAAGTCCTAAGTTAGATAAGTCTTACTTATACACACAAATACCATATGATAATGTTCAGACATAATCACTATTTTTTTAAGGCTGCCTTTAATGACTcttgattttaaattaaaagaatataAAATATACACGTTACAaggaggaaaaacaaaaaaaaaagggaaaaaggagAATACAAAACGTAAAACTAATCACATGGAAAGAAAATTATATTGATTGAAAACCTTGGTTGGTTGATGCATTTTATTTGCGGCCGACACGCCATCAATATCTGCATGTGTAAGGCACGTGATCACAACCTTTTGGTATCTCATGGGATCTTAATTCTTTAGTTTGTAttaaaaatggaaaaaaagaaaaagaaaaaacttaaTCCAAACAAAATTATTTAGGAACTTATTACATTTTTTCCCTCCAAACTAATATTTCACTAaagttttgtgtgtgtgtgtgtgtgaattcTATAATAACTATAATTATGATAAATATAGTGGTTATGAAATTATTTTgacaaaatttaaaagatatagaTAAAATTAAGATgatattttttactatttaatttttatcaataatattttacaATTTGCTTATATATAAAGAATCACAAATTTGCTGAGCAAAAGAATCTGCTTTGTGCTATAATGGTTGtataacttagaagagaagcAAGAAAATTTGTTGTTGAAGGAGTAGAGACTAGAGAGATCCAAAACTTAGTAGATTCCGTCCAAAATAAAAAGGGCAAAAAggtcaattttaaaataaaaaacaaaaaaataaaaaatactataagGAACACTGCCCAAGAGAAACAACATGAAAAttagaaaatataattaattactatTAATGATAAAATGCTACAGCAAAGTAAAACAGGCATGTATTAGGCTAGTGAAAAGTGAACCTACTTGTGAACATACTAAACATAGCTATTGACAAAGACTGTCTTCAAAGAATAGGACATGCATTGTTGTCTTAAATTATTTCAGGTGCAACTTTAtagtataaattaattatttaaggcTTTGGCTAATGAAAATCTTAAGGTTACTTATCAGTGTGATTTTAGTAAATCTATAATACGATgattggatttggatcctctaaattttgaatttcactttagagaataaagtttGATCtcttactatttattttataagtgggaccaagagaaaatatgagaaaGAAATTATTCAATAGTGAGAGATcaaactttactctctaaagtgaaattcaaaatttagaagatccaaatccaCGGTGATTACATTAGTTATGATAttttaaaaagtgtttttaaaattaaaataaagtatttttattatttaataatttaaaaaaaaagtgttattaaaaaatattaaaatataaaaaaataatNNNNNNNNNNNNNNNNNNNNNNNNNNNNNNNNNNNNNNNNNNNNNNNNNACCATAAATATAGACATATTAAAATTCACCTATTTAtgaatattttaatatcaatgtCATTTTCTCTTAATTCTTTTAAAAGtagtaaatttttataaaagtagttAAACAAAATCATTATTTGAAGGAGTTCAGTTAATTGCTCATTTTCCAAAAATGTCTCTATGACAGAGTTTAAGCATGGAGAAGAACCTTGCTTAGGTCAGACAAGTCTGAAGTTTAGTTGACCAGAACATGATCTTGAGATTATGAAAGCTCAaccaaagaaaaatatatttattggAAAATCTTACACGATTATGAATAAACTATTAGTTAATCTTTCAGGTGTGATTTGCAAAGAGGATAATGAGTGATGAGGTTCCATAACTTGTATATGATAAAATACTTTGCATTATTAAGGGAATAATTTTTTCAATATAAGGATATAAGAGAAAGAGACAAGGCATTGGTGCTATCCAGCTTTGTAAAAAAGAAGCATAACCTATTGTGTTGATATTGTAGGCAAGATTTaatgcctctgaatcaaattctCGATCAAGTCTTAAAACATGGAAAAGAAACAATTCATGTAAAGTTAGAAATGTATATGCATTATTTTCCCTCACTCTTGAATTATTtcattttctcccttttttgaTGCATGATACTCATATTTGTAATCATGAAATATTCGAGTATTGATAAAATTGACTACTGAAAAACTAAATTAATGTTATActcgaaaaaatttaaaaatttaacgtGATTTTTTAACAGTCAacaaaaatttaacaattaaatatttttatcaaataaaaattattttttttataaatataatgtTAGGTATTTTTGTAGTTAATTTTATCAACACTCAAATATttcatatttaaaaataattatttacttaTATTTGATATTGATTGGAGAGTGAATAATATCTAGTCGGTGCTACAAAAGCTGGCACTGTTTTGGGGAGGGTTGTCTAATCTGGGTTACCAGCTCCCATGGCCCAATTTCCATGTTTCATAGATCTTCACACTGTTCATTATGTGCAAATACAATGTTTCCAACATGGCTGAGACCCAACTTGGTCCCCTCTGTTACATAACTTTTCTTGATCCAgcatattaatataatattgCAATCTTGTAGACCATTATGGATAAGTAATGATTAATGAATATTGTTATTTAAATATAACTTCATCATAATCTCTTATTATCACACACATATCTGGCCACTGTGAGAAGAACAGCCACTATCAATAACATAATTCAGGTGAGACATAAAGAGCTATTATATTATGATGAAGAGGAGAATATTATTCACTGCATACAGGGATAGCAGAACACACAACTGGATTTTCAATTTTcatctttactttcttttttatCAATAGCAAATTTCTAGTCAGTTGAGAAAAGAAATTTCATGAAAGTTCTAAAAAACTATAAAGAACATGTTACAGAGGGCATAGTGATCATGGTATTCCCCATACATAAGCAAAGCAGGGGCCAAGCACCACAAAACCAAAGGTATAAAGTAAATTTACATGAAAAGATGGTGGAAAAAATGTAGGGTATATGATAAGGGGGGCAAAAAATGATCTTTTCTAGTTCCAACTAATCAGAGGATTCTACACTGGTCCCACCTTCTGGTGCAGCTGTTTCATCCTGTGGCACAACAGATTCAACTGTTTTCTCCTCATCTGGTGAAACTTTTTCTGAACTATCCTCTTTTTTACTTGAATCATTAGAATCTTCTGATTTCTCGTGGGCATCTACATGTCCACCATCTGATGCTGACTCTACTGTGGTTTCATCATGGACTTGAACATTGTTTGGTGGATTAGATGATGAAGGATGAGATTTAGTGGAGACTCCTAACCCCTTGGAGAGAGAAACATACTTGAAAACAAGTTGTTTATAATTGTTCAGTAGGTCTTCAACATCACCTACTGTTAGGTCACCTACACTGGCAAACAAATATGGGTACTCCCTGAAAACTTCATTCAATTTATCCTCCTTTAAAAGCATATTTGCCCCTTTGTTCTCCAACTCTGAGAGGGATGGAACCTTTGTGATTAATGACTCATCTGCGAGGGTCATATTCTTATTTTCGTATTTTGGAAGAGATGGAGCAGTTTGTAATAAGGCATCGTTATTATCATTTGAAGCTCTTTTTTGGTGCTTGGTGGCTTCTGATCTTGGCTGGTTTCCATGATTTTGGTAAGTTGAACCGGAATCTTGTGTACTAGCTGAAAGCCCCGACAGAAGGGTGCGGGCGAATTCCATGTTTCTCTCAAACTCACTTTCATCCATTGAAAGGGCTTTTGCATCGATGTTTGAGATGAAGGACTCAACAGAGAGCATATTTGTAAAGTAATATGCTGCTTCCCCAGTCAATCGTGATTGGCGTCTAAATCTTTGTATATACAGTAGATTTGAGTGCAGTTGTGGAGGGTTCGCCTGCAAAGTATCATTAGTAGAAGAAACTTTGTTTTAACTGTAAAAGAAGATTCTAAGAGAAAATAAGGTCTTTATGCATAATTGGCATGTTCGGCCAATCTAAGTTTGAGCAACATGTATAAAAGAAAATCCATCATTCAAGTTAACACATCGGCAAAAAGAAACGATAACACAGTATAATTCTGTAGTTTATGTCTCTCACTGTCATATATTTCCAGTTCCACTAGTCTTCAGTTTTGAGGAACAGATAAATAATTTTGATAGCAAAGATTTCCAAAAATAAAGTCAAATATATCTGCACCATAAGCACTACAAAGGACTAAATTGTTTACAGCAACTAACATAAATTAATGAAACAAACACCCCAACCAAAGAATGTGTATTTATGGCCAATTGGTCACGCCATGATTAATGGACAGGTTCAAGCAACAAGGCATTTCAACATGCAAAGGTATTACACAACTTCCCAATTACAAACTTTATTTCTATTAAGGAAAGTTCAAGAAGCAAAAGACTGTATGTTAAAGCTTTTTTAAATAGAGGAATATATGTTAGAAGACAACGAGGGTGAAGTGCAAGAGAGGATATCCTCCAAAAGCAACCACAAAGCAAAAACAAAACCTCCAATAGGAAACCACAAAACAAACAGATTGACAAGAGAAAACGAAAAAAGAACCCCCACGATTGACCCAAACACCTCCTATGACCGCCCCATTTCTCTCTTCAACAAGATAACTTGGACAAAAGGGGCAAACAAGTATATGTATGTACAAGTGAATATCCATAATTCATACCCATGATCTTTTAGAGGGTACAGGAACTAAGAAAATTGTACTTCAGgaacaaaattattttattcttgaaaATTATGTGCATATCAATTTGTGATGAAATATTGGGATTACCTTTATGGTAACATAAATTAGCACAGGAAGAAAATCATCAGCTCCTGGAGGACTATCTTTGGATGCGAGAGAAGCATTAAGCAGCAAGTTACCGATAACCTTGCAGCAATTTAGTATACAGACAAGTTTGTCTCTGGGTGCCTTGTACATGTTGATTTTCTGCAATTCTTTTTGTGCAAGCTGCCGCCATAAAAACCAAACAGAAAATATAAGATTTTAAGGAAGCAGGATTACATACAGAAAAAGATTGCCAAAGCTGTAGTAAAAACTCAAGATTGGAAGAATTCTTCCAGCACTTTTGCCTGGCATTTGACAAATTGAAAATTTACAAACTAATATGGCAACTAGAGAGCcttatataaaattgattcttaggAAAAGATTGGCCAATCAAGAATATTATCCATCATGAAAGACAAAGTGACAAACATTAAGGTGCATATGTCATACATCATAGAATATGTTGTTATGAAGGGTTCAATCTTCAAATTTAATAACTCTGAGCAGCTTTTACAGTTTTGCTAAACCTACATATGTTTTTCCTTTTGtggggaaaagaaaaatgaatgtGTAGTTATGTACTCACCAACCACGATGTTTCATTCTCAAAGGCTGGCTTGATATCCAAATTTTCTGGCTTGATGAACTGTTGAACTAAAGCCATCTTTTCAGAAAGTTGGTCATCAAGTTTTACATCCTCTGGAAGAGAAGCAAATACACGGGCAAACAACTTTGTCATGACATACTTCTCAAGCCCCTGCATATGAGCAAAACCCAATGATCAATAGATCACCTAACAAGGTAAGTGTTATATGTTAAAttagtaacaaaaaaatttacaGCAGAAAAAGGTGGCATCAGTAAGAAAGCACATAGAATCAGAAATTTTCCGAAAGACTCATTGAATTCTGGGGAAAAAAAGTACGACTAAGTTCTTGTTTAATTCATGCATGTCCAAGATTTTAACTAAACTATAAAGAAATGAGCTTTGATAATAATACTTGCATAAATTGCAGGGATGTGTGCACTTGGCAGGCAGAGTGACTAGATAAACTCTAGTTTCTAGTAAATAACATACGTTAAATCGAATATACAAAATATGTTACATTTTTAAATTGACAACCAGGGTGTTCAAGTTTTATTTACCTTTTTGTAGCTCAAGGATAACAACCTTCTATACATTCGCTAGCAAGTTTCATTCAAACAAATTCATATCTCAGAATACACCATAACATTGTGCAATGGTATATAATCAATGGGCGGTCCTACGAGCAAATTGCTGCCTCGATTGCTACAAAACATTCTTTTGCAATGAGGCAACTAGATGTGCGAATACACACCACAATACTAAATCCGTCTTCTATTCTAAATTTATCTCTACAACTTTCTTGACACTAGCTTTATAGAATTAATCATTATTCAAAGATAAAATCCAAGAAAAAGCCTccagaagaaaaatgaaaagggaAAAGTGGGTCATAACGATCGAATAAATAACTGAATTCAACCACCCCAAGTTACAGGCTAAGAGACTAAAGCTACACTATTTTTAGCTGCACCAAATGCAAGGACcacagaaatcaaagaaaaaaaaaatattagaaggaTCAATGTCACAATTCAGTGATCCACAATCTAGTACCTAATTAATTGAATATAAATATCTTAAGTTTTGGATCAAAAACATAAATACAGCACTGAATAAGCAAAACCAAAAGTGCAAAGATAtctaaagagagaaaagaaactaACTTCACCAGCACTTTCGAGCTCTTCATCAGAGCAACCAGCCCAAAGTGGATGAGCCCTAAAAGCAGCTTCCATGTTGGCAAAGAACTCTTGCACTGCGCCACCGTCCCTCTCAGGATCAGGTGCATTGTTCGAAAACGACACTATGAAACTGCAATCAATGGAACACACTCTCTCTTAACTCCTAAAATCATAGTAAGTAATTAATTTAGACCTACTGCTAAGCTAAGCTAAGCTAGTTTCTGATTAAAGCACCAATTAGgtttaacaataacaataaattaaCTAGATAGAAAGGAATcatagagaaagagagagagagagagagagagagagagagagagagagagagagagagagagaNNNNNNNNNNNNNNNNNNNNNNNNNNNNNNNNNNNNNNNNNNNNNNNNNNNNNNNNNNNNNNNNNNNNNNNNNNNNNNNNNNNNNNNNNNNNNNNNNNNNNNNNNNNNNNNNNNNNNNNNNNNNNNNNNNNNNNNNNNNNNNNNNNNNNNNNNNNNNNNNNNNNNNNNNNNNNNNNNNNNNNNNNNNNNNNNNNNNNNNNNNNNNNNNNNNNNNNNNNNNNNNNNNNNNNNNNNNNNNNNNNNNNNNNNNNNNNNNNNNNNNNNNNNNNNNNNNNNNNNNNNNNNNNNNNNNNNNNNNNNNNNNNNNNNNNNNNNNNNNNNNNNNNNNNNNNNNNNNNNNNNNNNNNGAAATCGGCGGCGGAGGGTTGGCGCATCCGCTCGAGGAAGTCGTGTAAGCCAAGGAAAACGTCGGCGTGTTCCATTCTCCGCCGCGCCGCAGTGACTTCTTCTTCGAAGAGTTGACAACACCAAGACGGAGAAACTGCTCCTTCTTGATGCGATCAAAAACCACAATTTTTTACTTTCTCATCCTTCTCAAATCTTCACCTTCCTTCCTTCCATGTAAAccctttctcttttttattttattttttattttactttaaacAGATTTTGTCATGTTCTTTCTTCTTTCGTTTTTTTGTTACATTGCGTGTAATACCTACTAATGGTAActtgatgtattttttttttaacatgaatGTTAACAAATTTGAGGGTTAGATTTgaggaattttaaaatttaatggaACACAAATCAAAAGGTGCAATATAAATCTGAGAGTTAGATTTgcgtatataaaaaaaatatctattgATATCCAATTCTACATTACAGTAAAACATACCAATTTAAATAAGATGAAATTTTCATGCAGTTATTTTTATtgtgaaattaataaataaaaatcttTATATGGTTTCAAAGATTAACTTGAcatgtcaccaaaaaaaaagatTAACTTGACATAAAAGACAAATATAAATAGATTTCCATCTTTAAAACGTGTAATAAAATTTGatgtgaaaaaaataaacttTCCAATGCTTCTGATAAATGGATCAATTGTTAAGAAGAAATAGGACTAGTGAAACTTGTGATTTCAGCATATCGAAATTCTAACATACAGTATAAGTTACAATACAATGCTATCATTCACTACTACAAAGAACAAAAAATCAAGTAACCTCACTTCAACTACAAACACAGAAACGTTACGTACAAATAACATAACACCTTGTATTGATTCATATCCTTCCATACTAAAAAATAAGACCGGAAGGTATTGTGAACTCTGAAGAAATCTGTATCCTGAAATCCACATTCATGCCATTGCTAACTCCAGTTAACAGCTTCCAAAATCGATGAACCTGCTTCGGTTGCCGGCTCTAATTACCTCATGCATTCTTGATTCTTCCATTCCATCTCAGAGCTCAAATCCAAAAATTGTTATTTGTTTCAGCTGCTATTAAACAATCAGAGTCCCTTTTCTAAGTTCTCTCTTTCAGAATATATCTATAGTAGAGCACTCCATACAGCTCCATCGCCTTCGCCGCATTTTGAGTGGACAAATTTAATCTTCTCCACTGACTTACAGATTCCGCTGCAGCTCCAGTCAAATGACGCCACGCATATGTTACCGGCCTGCGCCTTCCACTCACAATCTACAGGAACATTGATTGTAAATCAACTAGAAGTGAGAACCATAACCAAAAGAGATTGCAAAGGAGATTAACATAGAAATAGTTACATATTTATCGGATACAGTACCTGGAGGTGTCCCACAACACATACTGCGTTCGTCAATATGCTCGACTTCAAGACCGATAAACCACGAACCAAGTGAGACATCTTCGTTAGCATATTTATGCAAAATTGGCCTGAAGTCACAATAAGGATCCAGATGAAATTTGTCTATTTGTAAAGGTATATACAGTAGATTCTTGATGGTTACAACTACAATAGACTGATCCATGAGCTTTGTGTTCATATTTCGAAACATTTTTGTCATGAACAAGGTTTCTTATGCAAAATGATCAATGATGCACAGCTGTTGCAAACAATAAACATACTGGTTGATGGAAATGTAAGTGGCCAGATCCTTAGAAATCGCATATATCTGCCCGGTTGCGTGTCGGAAGTATTTGTTTCCCTCCTCTCCAAACTTCCAAAACTCAGGTTCATGGTACTTGACATCCCTATATATACAGAAATGCACTTAACAGGTAAATACAATGACATAAAGAAAGACATAGAATAAAAGTAACCGCATTCCCATTATATGTACGAATATATAGATATAGAAGTTCGGTGGAATTACTTTCGAGAAAGAACAGGCCCTGATTTCATACAACCAATGTAGATTCTGGGTTTTGAACGATGACGAGCAAGCGTTGTTGCCAAAACACCTATAAATAGCATACGTTAGGGAGGGGAATAAGTACTTGTGCAAACGAAATGGGACGAGAATTGGTAGAGGAAACTTAAGAAAGATGACAGAGAATCTGGAGATAGCATATACCTAAATTGACATGGACATCATCATCCACCTTAACATAGAAATCGGCATCCCACATTGCAACTGCAGTAGAAAAAAATATCTTTGTCTTTGCAGACAGTTCATGATACCCTTCAACGTGTTGCTACAAGGTAACATATGTCAAAGATTAAATTCCTGCCGGATTAACCAGAGTTTTTGTAGATAAAATGT includes:
- the LOC107606102 gene encoding vacuolar protein sorting-associated protein 9A isoform X2 — protein: MEHADVFLGLHDFLERMRQPSAADFXXXXXSFIVSFSNNAPDPERDGGAVQEFFANMEAAFRAHPLWAGCSDEELESAGEGLEKYVMTKLFARVFASLPEDVKLDDQLSEKMALVQQFIKPENLDIKPAFENETSWLLAQKELQKINMYKAPRDKLVCILNCCKVIGNLLLNASLASKDSPPGADDFLPVLIYVTIKANPPQLHSNLLYIQRFRRQSRLTGEAAYYFTNMLSVESFISNIDAKALSMDESEFERNMEFARTLLSGLSASTQDSGSTYQNHGNQPRSEATKHQKRASNDNNDALLQTAPSLPKYENKNMTLADESLITKVPSLSELENKGANMLLKEDKLNEVFREYPYLFASVGDLTVGDVEDLLNNYKQLVFKYVSLSKGLGVSTKSHPSSSNPPNNVQVHDETTVESASDGGHVDAHEKSEDSNDSSKKEDSSEKVSPDEEKTVESVVPQDETAAPEGGTSVESSD
- the LOC107606102 gene encoding vacuolar protein sorting-associated protein 9A isoform X1, which produces MEAAFRAHPLWAGCSDEELESAGEGLEKYVMTKLFARVFASLPEDVKLDDQLSEKMALVQQFIKPENLDIKPAFENETSWLLAQKELQKINMYKAPRDKLVCILNCCKVIGNLLLNASLASKDSPPGADDFLPVLIYVTIKANPPQLHSNLLYIQRFRRQSRLTGEAAYYFTNMLSVESFISNIDAKALSMDESEFERNMEFARTLLSGLSASTQDSGSTYQNHGNQPRSEATKHQKRASNDNNDALLQTAPSLPKYENKNMTLADESLITKVPSLSELENKGANMLLKEDKLNEVFREYPYLFASVGDLTVGDVEDLLNNYKQLVFKYVSLSKGLGVSTKSHPSSSNPPNNVQVHDETTVESASDGGHVDAHEKSEDSNDSSKKEDSSEKVSPDEEKTVESVVPQDETAAPEGGTSVESSD